One genomic window of Cheilinus undulatus linkage group 7, ASM1832078v1, whole genome shotgun sequence includes the following:
- the LOC121512384 gene encoding NLR family CARD domain-containing protein 3-like isoform X2 — MEKQRPDSPGPSLLSMKSDRSKDIDINFKDGKPADGRMEKQRPESPGPSCVSMKSDRSKDIDINFKDVRPADGRMEKQRPDSLGPSLLSMKSDRSKDIDINFKGGKPADGRMEKQRPDSLGPSLLSMKSDRSKDIDINFKGGKPADGRLQLQSSELHSDQSPQKNQTDLDSTFMLLEENIITFVKNELKGLQRVLSPDSPQCFESETEDKEQRGGCTEAFLKITLHFLRRMKQEELADCLQSRTAAPVCREKLKSNLKKKYQWVFEGIAEAGYRAHLNQIYTEVHITEGGTGEVNYEHEVRQIETTSRKPHRPETTIRQEDIFKAPPGKDEPIRTVMTKGVAGIGKTVLTQKFTLDWAEGKVNQDIQFTFPFTFRELNVLKEKKFSLLELVHYFFPETKDSGLCRFEEFQVVFIFDGLDECRLPLDFNKTKILTDVRKSTSVDVLLTNLIRGNLLPSAHLWITTRPAAANQIPPGCVDMVTEVRGFTDPQKEEYFRKRFRKKKEIGRIISHIKRTRSVHIMCHIPVFCWITATVLEYVLKIREEAELPKTLTKMYIYFLVVQSKMKSIKYDGGAETDPWWSSESRKMIESLGKLAFEQLQKGNLIFYEPDLMECGIDIRAASVYSGVFTQVFREETGLYQDKVFCFIHLSVQEFLAALHVHQTFFNSGVNLMAEETLTSDESTKTQLHESTSTSDESMKTQLYESTSTSSESTKTQLHESTSTSDESMKTQLHESTSTSDESTKTQLHESASTSSESTKTQLHESTSTSDESMKTQLYESTSTSSRSTKTQLYERAIDQTLHSPNGHLDLFLRFLLGLSLETNQKQIRGLLTQTGSNSQTSQNTVQYIKKKINEDLSAEKSINLFHCLNELNDCSLVGEIQQSLCSGRLSTEKLSPAQWSALAFILLSSEKDLDVFDLREYSASEEALLRLLPVVKASNEALLSGCNLTGKSCKALSTVLSSQSSSLKELDLSNNHLEDSGVKLLVAGAESTNFALQTLKLSGCNLSERGCEALSSVLSSSRLRELDLSNNNLQDSGIRRFSDGLSTLEMLRLSGCNLSKRSCEALSSALSSQSSSLRELDLSNNDLQDSGVKLLSDGLKSSDCILESLSLSGCLISEEGCASLASALTASSHLRELDLSYNHPGEGGRQILSARLEDPLCRLETLRLDHGGRHRLKPGPRKYACELEVDTNTMNRRLELSDNNRTVTCVQEVLPYPDHPDRFERPQLLCQAGLTGRCYWEVEWKGRVDVSVSYRGISRRGDINECVFGWNDQSWSLYYSEECYSVHHNNRRTILISSSSSSPASGRVAVYMDHSAGSLSFYRVSSDTLIHLHTFKTTFTEPLYPGFGFAVWALGSSVSLCDLSVREKQLTD; from the exons aTGGAGAAGCAGAGACCAGACTCTCCTGGGCCCAGCTTGTTGTCAATGAAGAGTGACCGGTCCAAAGATATCGATATTAACTTTAAAGATGGTAAACCTGCTGATGGAAG gaTGGAGAAGCAAAGACCAGAATCTCCTGGACCCAGCTGTGTGTCCATGAAGAGTGACCGGTCCAAAGATATCGATATTAACTTTAAAGATGTTCGTCCTGCTGATGGAAG gaTGGAGAAGCAGAGACCAGACTCTCTTGGACCCAGCTTGTTGTCCATGAAGAGTGACCGGTCCAAAGATATTGATATTAACTTTAAAGGTGGTAAACCTGCTGATGGAAG gaTGGAGAAGCAGAGACCAGACTCTCTTGGACCCAGCTTGTTGTCCATGAAGAGTGACCGGTCCAAAGATATTGATATTAACTTTAAAGGTGGTAAACCTGCTGATGGAAG ACTtcagctgcagagctcagagctTCACAGTGATCAGTCACCCCAGAAGAATCAGACAGACCTGGACTCCACATTTATG CTGCTGGAGGAAAATATCATTACCTTTGTGAAGAACGAACTGAAGGGACTCCAGAGGGTTCTGAGTCCAGATTCCCCACAATGCTTTGAGAGTGAAACTGAAGATAAGGAGCAGCGGGGAGGCTGCACTGAGGCATTTCTGAAAATCACGCTCCATTTCCTGAGGAGAATGAAGCAGGAGGAGCTAGCTGACTGTCTGCAGAGCA gGACTGCTGCTCCAGTGTGCCGAGAGAAACTAAAGTCTAACCTAAAGAAGAAGTACCAGTGGGTGTTTGAGGGGATCGCTGAAGCAGGATACCGAGCCCATCTGAATCAGATCTACACAGAGGTCCACATCACAGAGGGAGGGACTGGAGAGGTCAACTATGAACACGAGGTCAGACAGATCGAAACAACGTCCAGGAAACCACATAGACCAGAAACAACAATCAGACAGGAAGACATCTTCAAAGCTCCACCTGGAAAagatgaaccaatcagaacagTGATGACGAAGGGCGTGGCTGGCATTGGGAAAACAGTCTTAACCCAGAAGTTTACTCTGGACTGGGCTGAAGGCAAAGTCAACCAGGACATCCAGTTCACATTTCCATTTActttcagagagctgaatgtgctgaaagagaaaaaattcAGCTTGTTAGAGCTCGTTCATTACTTTTTTCCTGAAACCAAAGATTCAGGACTCTGCAGGTTTGAAGAGTTCCAGGTCGTGTTCATCTTTGATGGTCTGGATGAGTGTCGACTTCCTCTGGACTTCAACAAAACTAAAATCCTAACTGATGTCAGAAAGTCCACCTCAGTGGATGTGCTGCTGACAAACCTCATCAGGGGGAACCTGCTTCCATCTGCTCACCTTTGGATAACCAcacgacctgcagcagccaatcagatccctccTGGGTGTGTTGACATGgtgacagaggtcagaggtttCACTGACCCTCAGAAGGAGGAGTACTTCAGGAAGAGAttcagaaagaagaaagagattGGCAGAATCATCTCCCACATCAAGAGAACCAGAAGCGTCCACATCATGTGCCACATCCCggtcttctgctggatcactgctacAGTTCTGGAGTATGTGCTGAAGATCAGAGAGGAAGCAGAACTGCCCAAGACCCTGACTAAGATGTACATCTACTTCCTGGTGGTTCAGTCTAAAATGAAAAGCATCAAGTATGATGGAGGAGCTGAGACAGATCCATGGTGGAGTTCAGAAAGCAGGAAGATGATTGAGTCTCTGGGCAAGCTGGCTTTTGAGCAACTGCAGAAAGGAAACCTGATCTTCTATGAACCAGACCTGATGGAGTGTGGCATCGATATCAGAGCAGCCTCGGTGTACTCAGGAGTGTTCACACAGGTCTTCAGAGAGGAGACAGGACTGTACCAGGACAAGGTGTTCTGCTTCATCCACCTGAgtgttcaggagtttctggCTGCTCTTCATGTCCATCAGACTTTCTTCAACTCTGGAGTTAATCTAATGGCAGAAGAAACGTTGACCTCCGATGAGTCTACAAAGACACAGCTCCATGAGAGTACATCAACCTCTGATGAGTCTATGAAGACACAGCTCTATGAGAGTACATCAACCTCCAGTGAGTCTACGAAGACACAGCTCCATGAGAGTACATCAACCTCTGATGAGTCTATGAAGACACAGCTCCATGAGAGTACATCAACCTCCGATGAGTCTACAAAAACACAGCTCCATGAGAGTGCATCAACCTCCAGTGAGTCTACAAAGACACAGCTCCATGAGAGTACATCAACCTCTGATGAGTCTATGAAGACACAGCTCTATGAGAGTACATCAACCTCCAGTAGGTCTACAAAGACACAGCTCTATGAGAGAGCCATAGACCAGACCTTACACAGTCCAAACGGACACCTGGACTTGTTCCTTCGCTTCCTCCTTGGTCTTTCTCTGGAAACCAATCAGAAACAAATCAGAGGTCTGCtgacacaaacaggaagtaactCACAAACCAGTCAAAACACAGTCCAGTACATCAAAAAGAAGATCAATGAGgatctgtctgcagagaaaagCATCAATCTGTTTCACTGTCTGAATGAACTGAATGATTGTTCTTTAGTGGGCGAGATCCAACAGTCCCTGTGTTCAGGACGTCTCTCCACAGAGAAACTGTCTCCTGCTCAGTGGTCAGCTCTGGCCTTCATCTTACTGTCATCAGAAAAAGATCTGGACGTGTTTGACCTGAGGGAGTACTCTGCTTCAGAGGAGGCTCTCCTGAGGCTGCTGCCAGTGGTCAAAGCCTCCAACGAAGCTCT GTTGAGCGGCTGTAATCTCACTGGGAAAAGCTGTAAAGCTCTGTCCACAGTCCTCAGCTCCCAGTCATCTAGTCTGAAagagctggacctgagtaaCAATCACCTGGAGGATTCAGGAGTGAAGCTTTTGGTTGCTGGAGCAGAGAGCACAAACTTTGCACTTCAAACTCTAAA GTTGAGTGGCTGTAACCTCTCAGAGAGAGGCTGTGAAGCTCTGTCTTCAGTCCTCAGCTCCTCCAGGCTAAGAGAGCTGGACCTAAGTAACAACAACCTGCAGGATTCGGGGATTAGACGATTCTCTGATGGACTTTCTACATTGGAAATGCTAAG GTTGAGTGGCTGTAACCTCTCAAAGAGAAGCTGTGAAGCTCTGTCCTCAGCCCTCAGCTCCCAGTCCTCCAGTCTCAGAGAGCTCGACCTAAGTAACAACgacctgcaggattcaggagtgaaGCTTTTGTCTGATGGACTTAAGAGTTCAGACTGCATACTAGAATCTCTCAG TCTGTCGGGCTGTCTTATCTCAGAGGAAGGTTGTGCATCTCTGGCCTCAGCTCTAACTGCTTCTTCCCACctgagagagctggacctgagctaCAATCATCCAGGAGAAGGAGGAAGGCAGATTCTGTCTGCTCGACTGGAGGATCCACTTTGCAGACTGGAGACACTGAG GTTGGACCACGGTGGACGGCACAGACTGAAACCTGGTCCGAGGAAGT ACGCCTGTGAGCTGGAAGTGGACACAAACACAATGAACAGAAGACTCGAACTGTCTGACAACAACAGGACGGTCACATGCGTCCAAGAGGTTCTGCCATATCCTGATCATCCAGACAGATTTGAGCGTCCTCAGCTGCTGTGTCAGGCTGGTCTGACTGGTCGCTGTTACTGGGAGGTCGAGTGGAAAGGAAGAGTTGATGTATCAGTGAGTTACAGAGGAATCAGCAGGAGAGGAGACATCAATGAATGCGTGTTTGGATGGAACGATCAGTCCTGGAGTCTGTACTACTCTGAGGAATGCTACTCTGTCCATCACAATAACAGAAGAACTAtcctcatctcctcctcctcctcctccccagcctctGGTAGAGTAGCAGTATATATGGATCATTCTGCTGGCTCTCTGTCCTTCTACAGAGTCTCCTCTGACACACTGATCCACCTCCACACCTTCAAGACCACATTCACTGAACCCCTCTATCCTGGGTTTGGATTTGCAGTCTGGGCTCTTGGTTCCTCGGTGTCTCTGTGTGATTTATCagtcagagaaaaacagctgaCTGACTGA
- the LOC121512384 gene encoding NLR family CARD domain-containing protein 3-like isoform X4: MDLQVQWMSELLRMEKQRPDSLGPSLLSMKSDRSKDIDINFKGGKPADGRLQLQSSELHSDQSPQKNQTDLDSTFMLLEENIITFVKNELKGLQRVLSPDSPQCFESETEDKEQRGGCTEAFLKITLHFLRRMKQEELADCLQSRTAAPVCREKLKSNLKKKYQWVFEGIAEAGYRAHLNQIYTEVHITEGGTGEVNYEHEVRQIETTSRKPHRPETTIRQEDIFKAPPGKDEPIRTVMTKGVAGIGKTVLTQKFTLDWAEGKVNQDIQFTFPFTFRELNVLKEKKFSLLELVHYFFPETKDSGLCRFEEFQVVFIFDGLDECRLPLDFNKTKILTDVRKSTSVDVLLTNLIRGNLLPSAHLWITTRPAAANQIPPGCVDMVTEVRGFTDPQKEEYFRKRFRKKKEIGRIISHIKRTRSVHIMCHIPVFCWITATVLEYVLKIREEAELPKTLTKMYIYFLVVQSKMKSIKYDGGAETDPWWSSESRKMIESLGKLAFEQLQKGNLIFYEPDLMECGIDIRAASVYSGVFTQVFREETGLYQDKVFCFIHLSVQEFLAALHVHQTFFNSGVNLMAEETLTSDESTKTQLHESTSTSDESMKTQLYESTSTSSESTKTQLHESTSTSDESMKTQLHESTSTSDESTKTQLHESASTSSESTKTQLHESTSTSDESMKTQLYESTSTSSRSTKTQLYERAIDQTLHSPNGHLDLFLRFLLGLSLETNQKQIRGLLTQTGSNSQTSQNTVQYIKKKINEDLSAEKSINLFHCLNELNDCSLVGEIQQSLCSGRLSTEKLSPAQWSALAFILLSSEKDLDVFDLREYSASEEALLRLLPVVKASNEALLSGCNLTGKSCKALSTVLSSQSSSLKELDLSNNHLEDSGVKLLVAGAESTNFALQTLKLSGCNLSERGCEALSSVLSSSRLRELDLSNNNLQDSGIRRFSDGLSTLEMLRLSGCNLSKRSCEALSSALSSQSSSLRELDLSNNDLQDSGVKLLSDGLKSSDCILESLSLSGCLISEEGCASLASALTASSHLRELDLSYNHPGEGGRQILSARLEDPLCRLETLRLDHGGRHRLKPGPRKYACELEVDTNTMNRRLELSDNNRTVTCVQEVLPYPDHPDRFERPQLLCQAGLTGRCYWEVEWKGRVDVSVSYRGISRRGDINECVFGWNDQSWSLYYSEECYSVHHNNRRTILISSSSSSPASGRVAVYMDHSAGSLSFYRVSSDTLIHLHTFKTTFTEPLYPGFGFAVWALGSSVSLCDLSVREKQLTD, encoded by the exons atggacttacaagttcaatggatgagcGAGTTGTTAAG gaTGGAGAAGCAGAGACCAGACTCTCTTGGACCCAGCTTGTTGTCCATGAAGAGTGACCGGTCCAAAGATATTGATATTAACTTTAAAGGTGGTAAACCTGCTGATGGAAG ACTtcagctgcagagctcagagctTCACAGTGATCAGTCACCCCAGAAGAATCAGACAGACCTGGACTCCACATTTATG CTGCTGGAGGAAAATATCATTACCTTTGTGAAGAACGAACTGAAGGGACTCCAGAGGGTTCTGAGTCCAGATTCCCCACAATGCTTTGAGAGTGAAACTGAAGATAAGGAGCAGCGGGGAGGCTGCACTGAGGCATTTCTGAAAATCACGCTCCATTTCCTGAGGAGAATGAAGCAGGAGGAGCTAGCTGACTGTCTGCAGAGCA gGACTGCTGCTCCAGTGTGCCGAGAGAAACTAAAGTCTAACCTAAAGAAGAAGTACCAGTGGGTGTTTGAGGGGATCGCTGAAGCAGGATACCGAGCCCATCTGAATCAGATCTACACAGAGGTCCACATCACAGAGGGAGGGACTGGAGAGGTCAACTATGAACACGAGGTCAGACAGATCGAAACAACGTCCAGGAAACCACATAGACCAGAAACAACAATCAGACAGGAAGACATCTTCAAAGCTCCACCTGGAAAagatgaaccaatcagaacagTGATGACGAAGGGCGTGGCTGGCATTGGGAAAACAGTCTTAACCCAGAAGTTTACTCTGGACTGGGCTGAAGGCAAAGTCAACCAGGACATCCAGTTCACATTTCCATTTActttcagagagctgaatgtgctgaaagagaaaaaattcAGCTTGTTAGAGCTCGTTCATTACTTTTTTCCTGAAACCAAAGATTCAGGACTCTGCAGGTTTGAAGAGTTCCAGGTCGTGTTCATCTTTGATGGTCTGGATGAGTGTCGACTTCCTCTGGACTTCAACAAAACTAAAATCCTAACTGATGTCAGAAAGTCCACCTCAGTGGATGTGCTGCTGACAAACCTCATCAGGGGGAACCTGCTTCCATCTGCTCACCTTTGGATAACCAcacgacctgcagcagccaatcagatccctccTGGGTGTGTTGACATGgtgacagaggtcagaggtttCACTGACCCTCAGAAGGAGGAGTACTTCAGGAAGAGAttcagaaagaagaaagagattGGCAGAATCATCTCCCACATCAAGAGAACCAGAAGCGTCCACATCATGTGCCACATCCCggtcttctgctggatcactgctacAGTTCTGGAGTATGTGCTGAAGATCAGAGAGGAAGCAGAACTGCCCAAGACCCTGACTAAGATGTACATCTACTTCCTGGTGGTTCAGTCTAAAATGAAAAGCATCAAGTATGATGGAGGAGCTGAGACAGATCCATGGTGGAGTTCAGAAAGCAGGAAGATGATTGAGTCTCTGGGCAAGCTGGCTTTTGAGCAACTGCAGAAAGGAAACCTGATCTTCTATGAACCAGACCTGATGGAGTGTGGCATCGATATCAGAGCAGCCTCGGTGTACTCAGGAGTGTTCACACAGGTCTTCAGAGAGGAGACAGGACTGTACCAGGACAAGGTGTTCTGCTTCATCCACCTGAgtgttcaggagtttctggCTGCTCTTCATGTCCATCAGACTTTCTTCAACTCTGGAGTTAATCTAATGGCAGAAGAAACGTTGACCTCCGATGAGTCTACAAAGACACAGCTCCATGAGAGTACATCAACCTCTGATGAGTCTATGAAGACACAGCTCTATGAGAGTACATCAACCTCCAGTGAGTCTACGAAGACACAGCTCCATGAGAGTACATCAACCTCTGATGAGTCTATGAAGACACAGCTCCATGAGAGTACATCAACCTCCGATGAGTCTACAAAAACACAGCTCCATGAGAGTGCATCAACCTCCAGTGAGTCTACAAAGACACAGCTCCATGAGAGTACATCAACCTCTGATGAGTCTATGAAGACACAGCTCTATGAGAGTACATCAACCTCCAGTAGGTCTACAAAGACACAGCTCTATGAGAGAGCCATAGACCAGACCTTACACAGTCCAAACGGACACCTGGACTTGTTCCTTCGCTTCCTCCTTGGTCTTTCTCTGGAAACCAATCAGAAACAAATCAGAGGTCTGCtgacacaaacaggaagtaactCACAAACCAGTCAAAACACAGTCCAGTACATCAAAAAGAAGATCAATGAGgatctgtctgcagagaaaagCATCAATCTGTTTCACTGTCTGAATGAACTGAATGATTGTTCTTTAGTGGGCGAGATCCAACAGTCCCTGTGTTCAGGACGTCTCTCCACAGAGAAACTGTCTCCTGCTCAGTGGTCAGCTCTGGCCTTCATCTTACTGTCATCAGAAAAAGATCTGGACGTGTTTGACCTGAGGGAGTACTCTGCTTCAGAGGAGGCTCTCCTGAGGCTGCTGCCAGTGGTCAAAGCCTCCAACGAAGCTCT GTTGAGCGGCTGTAATCTCACTGGGAAAAGCTGTAAAGCTCTGTCCACAGTCCTCAGCTCCCAGTCATCTAGTCTGAAagagctggacctgagtaaCAATCACCTGGAGGATTCAGGAGTGAAGCTTTTGGTTGCTGGAGCAGAGAGCACAAACTTTGCACTTCAAACTCTAAA GTTGAGTGGCTGTAACCTCTCAGAGAGAGGCTGTGAAGCTCTGTCTTCAGTCCTCAGCTCCTCCAGGCTAAGAGAGCTGGACCTAAGTAACAACAACCTGCAGGATTCGGGGATTAGACGATTCTCTGATGGACTTTCTACATTGGAAATGCTAAG GTTGAGTGGCTGTAACCTCTCAAAGAGAAGCTGTGAAGCTCTGTCCTCAGCCCTCAGCTCCCAGTCCTCCAGTCTCAGAGAGCTCGACCTAAGTAACAACgacctgcaggattcaggagtgaaGCTTTTGTCTGATGGACTTAAGAGTTCAGACTGCATACTAGAATCTCTCAG TCTGTCGGGCTGTCTTATCTCAGAGGAAGGTTGTGCATCTCTGGCCTCAGCTCTAACTGCTTCTTCCCACctgagagagctggacctgagctaCAATCATCCAGGAGAAGGAGGAAGGCAGATTCTGTCTGCTCGACTGGAGGATCCACTTTGCAGACTGGAGACACTGAG GTTGGACCACGGTGGACGGCACAGACTGAAACCTGGTCCGAGGAAGT ACGCCTGTGAGCTGGAAGTGGACACAAACACAATGAACAGAAGACTCGAACTGTCTGACAACAACAGGACGGTCACATGCGTCCAAGAGGTTCTGCCATATCCTGATCATCCAGACAGATTTGAGCGTCCTCAGCTGCTGTGTCAGGCTGGTCTGACTGGTCGCTGTTACTGGGAGGTCGAGTGGAAAGGAAGAGTTGATGTATCAGTGAGTTACAGAGGAATCAGCAGGAGAGGAGACATCAATGAATGCGTGTTTGGATGGAACGATCAGTCCTGGAGTCTGTACTACTCTGAGGAATGCTACTCTGTCCATCACAATAACAGAAGAACTAtcctcatctcctcctcctcctcctccccagcctctGGTAGAGTAGCAGTATATATGGATCATTCTGCTGGCTCTCTGTCCTTCTACAGAGTCTCCTCTGACACACTGATCCACCTCCACACCTTCAAGACCACATTCACTGAACCCCTCTATCCTGGGTTTGGATTTGCAGTCTGGGCTCTTGGTTCCTCGGTGTCTCTGTGTGATTTATCagtcagagaaaaacagctgaCTGACTGA